The Mugil cephalus isolate CIBA_MC_2020 chromosome 21, CIBA_Mcephalus_1.1, whole genome shotgun sequence genome includes the window AGGGCTGAATGATATATCGTTATCGTATCTATAACTCGATATGAACattcaagaaataaataacagaaaaagcAACGATATAGACGATATAGGTTTACCCTCCCTGCGCTTTCCCTGCATGTACAGCTCTGGCAGTCACAACAAACATCATTTTTACGATTGTCCTTGAATGCACCGCTAAGGCCAGCCAACCACAAACCTTATTTCATGCTTGCTGTGATCGACAACCGAAGCTAACCAATGACAAACATACGAGGGCGGGAGTGAGACCGACGCAcccacacactacagacacagcggtgaaattaaaaagaaagaaaaaaaaatttaagaaaatgtgGGCGGTGGCGGTGCAGAATCTCACTGGGtgccaaaacataaatcatccTCCATTATTTGGAGGTATTTTGGATTCAAAAGAGACGATGTTAACCGCAGTGAGGTGTTGTGCAGGTCGTGCTTAGCAAAAATTGTGGCAGAGCAAGGTAGCACAACAAACACGTTTCATCACCTGAAACAACACATTCGCTAATGTGtgtacataatttatttattcataattaatgttaatgttatgtTAATGCAATTTtgtattatgatgtttttatttttctgaaaaatgctTGATTTTCACCGAACCCATAGTCGTATCGTGTCGATATCGAGATATCTGGCATGAATATCGAGATATGTAGTTTGTATGGTCCCAACCTGTTTTTAAACGCTCTCCATTTTGCTTTTCTAGCCTGGAGATAACGCTCCTGCCCTGAAGCCTTGGGGGTTCAGTCCTACAGTGGAGGTGGTACAGCCTGTGGTTCAGCAGCCTCAGGTGGTCTTTCTCCAGCCTGTCGTCTCTCGTCAAGCTTCCCCTGCCTCCAAAGAGGCCACCTCGAGGCACAAGCGCCCAAAGAAGTATCTTCCAATCCTGAAATCCTACCCCAAGATCGCCCCACATCCGGGAGACGTATCCAGTTCCTCGGGGAGAGGCACAGCTTCCTcgtgttcctcctcctcttcttcatcgtCCTCTTCTTTTTCAGGATCAGAGAGGTGTAGTACTTCGACCTCCAGCCATCGGGAACACTGTCAGAAGGACAAGCCGCAGAGGGCTCTGTGTAGTAGCGCTAGTAACTCTGGCTCAGCCACTCCCAGTCTTCCTTCTACGCCCAGCAGCATGTCTCCACTGCTCCAGAGCCACCTTTCCCTCCCCACAACAGAAGCCAGCAGTAGTCCTTCCAGGGACAGGCCTTCATCGGTTGTCAGCCAGTCAGAGTTTATGACCTCCCTGTCTTTCACTAATGCCACTGACTCTAAAAACAACACACTCCCTGTTGCCCTGGCAGAAACCCCGGAGGACATCTCACTAGGAGAATGTAACCTCAACGTCGGCGAGTCTGATTCAAAGAGGAAGCGCTTCTGCAACACTTACAACATCCTGAGCAAATCTGGCCTGCTAGACATCACACTCCGCACCAAGGAGCTCCTCAGGCAGAACCGGCGCACCCAGAGCGACCTGGACCGCCTGAAAGAACACACAGACCTCTTCCTCCAAGCTCTGCAGAGCGGCGACACCAGCATCCTTATCAAGTTGCAGACCAgtcttcaggaggaagaggacagagCATTTCAGACCACCTCAAAAGCAGATTAGGCCTAGACTAGTATTAAACTGTAATCCTTTAGAGCACGATGTAAAGACAGGCCAGGGTGTGGTGGATAGCAAGCGTGAGGACAGATGGACCGAAAGTAACGTGCTCCACTATACCCATCCACCCCCAGACTCTCAGACAGACAGTGCTCTGTGACCTACATTTTGGCTGCTGGCTGCCTTAGGGCCCTGACACACCAAGCCAACCTAAAAAAAACGAGTCCAGACTTTTTGTTGCCTTGTGTCTTGTGTTAAAACTTTCCATTGAACTCACAATAACACTGAAGGTGTTGGCCAGTTGACCAACATGCACATTTGTTCTGCACCTGTGTAAGAGGAAATGTTTTAGatttgtacatttgtatttgtaattaagaaaaaagtatggaaaggaagaaaaacaaagacagcttTTTATGCAAAGCATCTGTGAAAATAGTTCCATTGTGTGCTCAGATTATGAAGTGTCAGACCTAGGTGAAAAACATGTCCAACATTTGCCCTAAGAGTTGATGAGTGCCATGAATGAAGGCCACTAAGTTAAACGCGCTGCCCAGTGAACTGACGTTGGCTTGGTGCGTCTGGGACCAAATAAGAGCAGAACCAAAGCTCACTGTTCTATTACACCGATCTTTGACTGAATTCAACTCCGTGCTGCACAAAAAACCTTTTGCTCATTCGCTTTTGTTCTGAGCGATTCGAATCCAAGGCagctttaaagaaatgtaatgcaCAACAGATGCGAAGTGTCTCATATTAATTTGAGACTTTAAGCCTCAGCAGCACATTTGAATCTAAACGAGAATTTGGTATTTATAATAACGGGATGCCTTGTTACACAGACTGAAACAGgttgacatttctgttttttttgtagcagttATATCATTATCGatagttgcttttttttccccagtgctTCAGACAGCTAGTCAACAAATCTGTTGACCTCATGTAGCCGTTACATTTAAGTCAAATTGGACAAACTGAAGGAGATGTTCTCACGTCACACCGAATGTTTCCAGAGCCTCTTGCTACTCGGCATCCACAAATAGAAAAACATGTGCCTAAAGTGTCTTTTCCATTCCTGCTGCATTTCTAACTTGATTTGAAAGGCACGGCCCTTGGACGGGTCGAGCTTCAGCGTTCCCATCATGTTGATGGCAGATGGTCCTGTGCAGACTGGCTGGGAGAAAAGCTCTTTAGATGCTTCCCTGGTAACATCCCATCGTAAAGATTGACTCTTGTAGTGAAAGCATTACTATCAGCGACTTGTGTATCAATcatgtcatttgtttgtttgcgtttTAATATACATGTGGGTGTAATTTAACGTGGCTATGTTGTCTGACTTCAAGTGCAGACGTTTTGCTGTTAgaagtttctttatttcacatCAAACATACATCGTGTAAACTGTTAAATGTCAAGTCAGGCTTTTTTATGAAGTCAGTGTGCATCGGCTTTGGGCCTCTCAtgtccagactttttttttttttttttgtatattacAACGTCTAGATTAAGTTCTTTTGTTGGGTTCACATGCTTTATTGTTAAATTTTcatatgtgt containing:
- the cipcb gene encoding CLOCK-interacting pacemaker; translation: MSTKRKAESHSRAVNRPRIMKSGNARADSERDSGFSDASSEHMSTMDTTDSEDSPHPVVRKGPKTSGSGPQPSPLAVVGGSYSSLSPMIIMNNVVLKQPGDNAPALKPWGFSPTVEVVQPVVQQPQVVFLQPVVSRQASPASKEATSRHKRPKKYLPILKSYPKIAPHPGDVSSSSGRGTASSCSSSSSSSSSSFSGSERCSTSTSSHREHCQKDKPQRALCSSASNSGSATPSLPSTPSSMSPLLQSHLSLPTTEASSSPSRDRPSSVVSQSEFMTSLSFTNATDSKNNTLPVALAETPEDISLGECNLNVGESDSKRKRFCNTYNILSKSGLLDITLRTKELLRQNRRTQSDLDRLKEHTDLFLQALQSGDTSILIKLQTSLQEEEDRAFQTTSKAD